The Nitrospira sp. sequence CGGGTCGACGGCGATTATACGACGGTGGTGGGCTTGCCCTTGAAACTCGTCACCCGGCTTCTTCGGTCGATCGGCTATCCTGTTCCTGTGTGCGTCGATGTTCTGTATGAACGTAAGCCGTATGCGAACTGGAGCCGGTTCGTCGGCTAATTGCAAAGAGGGGGGCCGTTCCCCTACAATGCCCGCCATTCATCTCTTGCCGCGCGCATCGGTACGCCGTCGCGTCTGAACAACAAAGGGAAGGCATGACTCTTCGCAAACATATGACCCTGGTACCGGTTTTCGGGCTGATCGGAGTCTTGGCAGTAGGGAATGGATCGTTGTGGGCGATCGACGTCACTCTGTCCTCAGAAGAGGCCCACAAAGTACTCGAAACCGGTCGACTTCCGATGGAAAAAGCCAATTCGCCCGAGGACGTGAAGAAAGTCCTTCAGCAAGCGTCCGTGGCCACTCGGGTCGGCGCCGATCCGGAGAAAGATCCCTGCGGAGCGAGCGCCGTGCTTCGTACGAAGCGGTATAGATTGGAAGCCTTCGGTCGTCAAGAAGCCGCAGAATCGAAAAAACGAAAAACCGAAGTGCGCATGCCGGAAGAGTTCATCAATAAAGTGATGGACATGCCCAACATGGAGATGGAAGTGCAATTGTGCGGCGATGACGAGTATTTTGCCGAAGGGGCGTTGATCGAGTTGCACCAGGGTTCGAAGCGGATCAAGCCTGTCGACGTTGGCAAGGCAGAACGCGGGCGCAAGAACGAAGGCAACGGTCCGGCCTTCCGGTCCCGGTTCACGGCGCTCTTCGCCTATGAGCAGTTCGACCCCAACGAAACGTCGGTCTTCGTGGTCAATCTGCAAGATGGAAAAGAGATCAGGATTCCCGCCGACCTATCCAAAGTGAAATAAGCCGGTTATCCCCACGCCTTCTTTCCCCGTTTCAACAACATCTTGAACAGTGGTTTCATGTCCTTACGAACGTTTTGGCGGCGGTGCCGCTGACGTTCGACCATGCGTCCTGCAACGAATCCGGCGCGGACGCTGGTCGAGTACTTGAGAAACTGTCGGATGTGAGCTTCCGCCTGAATCGCGTCCTGGTGCGTACCCAACAGATCTTGGACCGCCCGAGCGGACTTGATAAAACGGGTTGCGGGTTTGCCCACCGAGCTGCGAGCGAGCTCCGACGCGTAGCGTGCGCGTTTGGTCTTGATGCGGATATTGTGAAGTACGGCATCAGACGGAGAATGACGGAGACGCCTGATCACCTTGCGCAGTTTCTTGAATGCCCGCTTGGCCAGTTGCTGGACAGTCAGGGGAGATTCTACCACCGAAGGATCCTGCGCAGCTTGTTGAAGCCGCCGGATGAGTTCGAGATATCGGGCGCTCGTGAGTTCGCTGAGGATCATCTGCTGAACGGCATCCCGTTGAGTGCGAAGGTGAGAGATGAATTGCGCCAGCAGCTTGCGATCCCGCGCTTCGAACCCGGCGGATTCATCCGTAAAATACGAAATCTGTACATCGAGATCCCGGGCCGGCCCCAGCAGCTCACTGAGCCAATCGAGCTCCTGTTGCAATGATGTCACCCATGCCGGAAGGAGGATCGGCCGAGCCGTGCGGAGCACCGCGCGCAGGCGTCTGGTCGCCACACGCATCTGATGCAGACTTTCGCTCTCGGTTCCGAGCCTCGTCCCGGGATCATGAGCGATGAGCCACTGGACGTGCTGAGCGAGCGCCCACTTCAGGTGCTCGATCACCGGCGCCTCCGGCCCAGGCGGGTTCGGAAGAGTGGGGGTTGGGAGCGAGAGGGCCCGAAAGAATTTAGGCCGCCCGTCGTGATCGGAAGCACCGGCTTCGCGCATCCGCTGTTCGAGTGAACGAAGCGAAGTTTCATCGCCTTGGCGCTGTTCGATTTCGAGCTCACGAAAACGCTGGATGGTACGGCCGTTCTTGACCACCGACACCGTGTCGAGGGCGAGCTCGGCGATCGGAACTCGGTCATGGCGTACCAGAAGGCCGGTTCGCCAGACTCGCAGTGTGACTATCGGCACCACGTTCCGATGCCCAAGATGGAGTATCAACAGGCTGCGTAGTGAGGCGGGGGGCTTGGCTTGATCACCGGCCGTTTCCACTTCCTGCCGATCGTCGCCCAGCGGCACTTTAAGCTGCCACGCCTGTTTGCCCCGTTCGATTCGATAGCGAAGGGTAATTTGCGCATGGGCCAAGTCATAGGCGGTAGTGTCGTAATAGGTGGAGATCAGCTGCCGCCGAGGGAGCAGAGTGCCGGGAAGCCGAGGGAGTCGGAAGTCTGGATCAACGGACAGCTTGAGCTCACGCTCAGGCTGTGAGGAGATCTGGGAAGAGTGGTGCTCAGAAGCCGAACGTTTGTCCGATCGAGTCATTGCAAGACCTGTGTGTCAGATGGGTGTGTGTAAGTGTGAACGCTCGAGATGGGAGATGCAAGTCACGGTGGGTCTTCAGCGAAGACCAAGGTAGGTCGCACGAGCGGCTAGTGAGTTGGAAGGGAGAGGCGAAACTGCCTCGGGGATTAGAAGTCGTCGACCGAAACAGGTCGGAGAAAATCGCGCACGGATACAAGGCCCACAAGGGCTCCTCCTTTTGTCACTCCCAGATGGAGAGTGCGATGCTTGTCCATGAGGTCGGCTGCCTCCGTCAACGGTCGCCGCTCCTCAATGCCGGGAACCGGACTACTCATGATCTCTTCCACCGGCACGAAGTACGCCGCTTTCTCGGCCCCCACGAATTTCTTGACGACATCCGATTCCGTCACAATGCCGATGATCTTCGCTTGACGAGCCACCAGGACGCTTTCGACATTACAAGCTTTCATCACCTTTACGGCTTCCACGACCGATGTGCCTGTTTCGACCGTCACGAGCTCTTTTCTCATCAAATTACCAACTGTAACCATCTGATCCTCCTTTTTGTTATTTTAGTAGTGGTTCCAGGTTACCAATGACCTGTTGCATATGCGTTAGGCAGGCATTACACGGCGGTAAAATTTGGAGGACTCAACAAAGGACGGTTCACCCGGTCTCGGGGATTCAGTCATGACGCAGTGATGTATATAGAGCCGAAACAAGTCGGCTGAAAAACCGAGTGGCGGGGTGAGTGCGCTGCGAGATTTCAACTGAGAGGGTCGCCGTGCCCCCCACTTTCTGTTCGACTGATGAGGTCGATATTTTCTCGGACGAGAGCCGGTGGGATCCTCGCGCCCCGTTCCGGCTCTCGTCAGCCCACTTCGCGTTCACGATTGAGTCTCCTTCTACTGAGAATCGATAAGGCAGTTGACTTATTCGCCTTCTGCAGAGAACGCTTTATACATGACTCCCAACACGGCACCCAGCAACAACGCTTCGATAATCAGTGTTCCCATTTCTTTCACCTCCTTTCCCGTCTTGACGGTTCCACACCAGTCTGTCGTCGAGTGCGATCTTTGCCGCTCAATACGGAACAAGCTTATCGAGAGATTGTTTCTGACTGGTTAAGGCCATGCTAAGTCGGTGTGAAGCGCGGTTAAGTCTTAGTTAGGAATGCGTTTTCAGGTGATGAACAAGCGCGGAGCGTCAGAAGGGGGGAAGAATGGGATGGAGTTTCGCTGATGGCGGTTCAAGTCAACCGGGAGTAGAGGAGATGGACGGCGAGCCTCGTTATTCGAATTCCTCCCATCCACTCAATCGGCTGCCGAGCACCAGGGTTCGTCGCGTGGTGGAAACGAGGATAAGACCTTGGTCGTTATCCACTCCCAGGATTTGTTCGTGTACGTCCAATGGTTTCGATGCAAAACCACCGAGCAATGGGGTGAATCCCACCAATCGTTCATTGGTAATGAAGACGGCTCCATAGTCGTTGCTATGGAAGCGACGGATCTTTTCACGCATGGCCAACGGCTCTTCAAGCCATAGGCCGTTGACTCCGCGAAATCCATATACATGACGATCCGTTCTCACGATGCTGAAGGTCGGGAGGATCTTCCGCTCGAGGACCTTTTCGTTGAGATCCAGTTCTTTTTTGCTCCAGGTCAGGGCACGGCTTGAAAACCCTAGGAGGCGGCGAGAGGTCACCACAATGCCATTGATCCCGTTCGCGTCCGAAGCGATCACGACCTCCTGCGCATCTAAAGGTATCTCCCTCCGGCCGCTCAAGAGACTGGTTGCTACGGCAAGGCCGGACTCTACTCGCACGGTGACGTCAGACTGAAGTTCAGCCCGCGTGACGTCTTGAGCAAAGACCCAGAACAGAGCACAAGAGACAGCTAATGGCATGCGGCCCAGCCGGGAAGAGTGTTCGGCTACGTGCATAGTGGATTGGATGGATTCCCCATGTTCCTTGTCCACCAGTCGCACGCTTCATTACTGGAGGACAAACTCCAGCTAAGTGCTTAGCGCCCACCACTCATTGGAACGAACGACAGACCGATGGAGAGCGCGATCAAGACGATGATGATCCACTCAAGGACCTCCATCCGCCTGGTGCCGGCTCGATCCGACATCTTGCCGTAGATACTTTCCAGCGTCTGCAGTTTGCGGAGGATGCTCGCGTCCCAGGCTTCCAAATGGAACCGTTGGGAGACGAGCCGATACACGCGCGCGAGGTACTGATCGCCCAATAACTTCAAGGTGTTGGTGACACGTTCGAAGAGCAGGGCGTTATCGACCTGCAGCTGCGCAATGTGCATCGTGTCTTTTTCATGGGAGCCGGGCAGCGACAGGAGGCGCGGCTTGCGAGATAAGGCCTCGTAGGCCTCGTCCAGCGCTCGGTCGAGTTGTTCGTCGAGGATTCGCATCTCCAGCAATTCGACGTTGGCGAATTCCAGCACAGCGCGCACGTCGTCCATGTCTTTGCCGAACAACACTGCCGAGTGCCAGTCGATGATTGCGGCGTCCTCTCGCCCGAACGAGATCCGGCAGGAGACGGCGTCGGCCACTTCCTGGTCTGAAAACGGGGTCCGTTCGGCGCGCAGGAGATGGGCCAAATCGGGTTCGTTACTCGACCACAGCGGAGGTTTCTCCGGCACTGAGGATTCAATTAAAAAGATGATGTAATCTTCCACATCCTTTGCAATGGATGGCCGCTCGATTGCAGAACCGAGCGCGTGGACCAATTGCTCCACGCGGCTGCGCGATTCAGTCAGCAACCGGTCGTTCTCATAGAGCGACTCGCTCAGATCCAATAACCGATCAAACGGTCCTTCAAGGGGAAAACGATAGGTAATGGTGACGGCTCCAAAATCGTACACCATGACTTCGACCGTCGGGCTGGCCTGATACTGGCTGACATCGAAAACACTCCCTTCCTGAACCAGCCGCAGCGGAGCCGGCCGATACTCGAAGTACTGAGGGGCTCTGGTCTTATGACGAAGACGCCCGCGTTCGGCTCCGGCGATGATATGCCGTTCCGCATCAGTCAGGTCGATGGAGTGCCCCACATCATAGGCAAAGAGGGCGAAGCAGACCCCTTTCGTGATGGTCAGGTTTTGCAACATAGGACTGATCCTATGACGGCCGCATCCAGCTCCCTGCTTGTTCGAGCATCCGCTGTTGGGAATCGAACGGAGGTTCTCCGGGGCTCGGAGCCACCCGCTCATAGGTGCCGTCCCGGGTCATTCGGCGGAGCTGGACCGTGTCTCGTAGATGCGGAAGCAGAATGTCGTCGCGGATCGCCTGTCGGAGGTCGGGTGATTCCACGGGAAAGACCACTTCAATTCGGCCGTCAAGGTTTCGAGGCATGAGGTCGGCGCTCCCGAGCCACAGCTCCTCTTCTTGGCCTGATCGGAAGTAAAAGATGCGGCTGTGCTCGAGAAACCGTCCGACGAGCGAGGTCACCGCGATCCGCTCGCTGACACCCGGGACTCCCGGACGAAGGCTGCATATTCCCCGTACCTGCAAGTCGATCTGCACTCCTGCCTGAGAGGCCCGATACAGCGCCTGGATGCAGGTGGGGTCCGTCAGCGCGTTCAGCTTCAGCGCGATGTACCCTTGGCTGCCGTCATGGTGCCGGGCCGACACGCGGTCGATCCGTTGGACGATCCCTTCTCTGACTCCGTCCGGCGCTACCATCAGGCGGTGATAGTGAATCGAACCGGCGTATCCGGTCAGCGCATTGAACAGCGTGACGACATCAGACGTAATGGCCGGATTGCGGGTCAAGAGCGCCAGGTCGGTATAGACCCGGGCCGTTGCGGGATTGTAGTTCCCGGTGCTGAGATGGGTATAACGGGCGAGGCGGTCTCCTTCTCGTCTTATGATGAGACACATTTTTGCGTGGGTCTTAAAGCCGACCAGTCCATAGACCACGTGAACACCGGCCCGTTCCATTTCCTGAGCCCACTGGATATTGTGTTCTTCGTCGAAGCGAGCCTTCAGTTCCACGAGAGCCGTGACTTCTTTGCCGTTTTCGCGGGCTTGCATCAAGGCCTCCACAACAGGCGACTGGCGCCCCACGCGGTACAGTGTCTGTTTGATCGCCACGACATCCGGATCGGTGGCCGCGAGGCGCAGCCACTCAACGATGGGCATGAAGCTGTCGTACGGGTGGTACACCAGTACGTCTCGGTCTCGAATCGAGGCGAACATATCCGGCTTGGTCAGGATTGGGGTCGGCTTGTGGGCTGCCGGAGGATCTTTCAGATCGGGTCGGTCGAGTTGCGTCAATTCGATCAAATCGGCCATGCCGAGCGGACCGGGAACTGCCTGGATCTGATCCGAGGCCAGTTCAAGGTTGTGCGCGAGCATCTCACGTATCCGGTCCGGCATCTTTCCACTGACTTCCAGGCGGACGGCCGTTCCGAAATGCCGCAGGCGAAGGCTTTCTTGGATCGCCTCAAGCAGATCGGCGGCTTCATCCTCTTCGATGTCGGGGTCCGCATCGCGCGTGACCCGGAAGGGATAGGCCGCGATCACCGCGCAGCCGGGAAACAACAGGTCCAAATTCGCGGCGATGACGTCCTCGATCCACACAAACCCACTGGGCGCCGGCTCAGGACCGGCCCCTGTCGAGAACTCCGGGACGTTGAGCAAGCGCGGGAACAGAGGTGGAACTTTCAGTCGTGCAAACCGTTCCTGACCGTCGGTGTGACGGATGACGATCGCAAGGTTCATAGAGAGGTTGGAAATATGGGGAAACGGATGAGCGGCATCGAAGGCGAGAGGGGTCAGAACGGGAAGAACCGCGGTTGTAAAGTAGTCACGAAGGTGCTTCGTCGCATCCGCCCCGAGATCTGAATGGCTGACAAGGTGAACTCCGGCCTCCCGAAGTTTCGGCAAGAGATCCCCTTCCCAGCAGTTCAGGTGTCTCGTCAACAAGAGATCAAGCTCCCGTTTGATCGATTCAAGTTGCTGTTTCGGTGTCAGTCCATCGGGCGGGGCGTCGACCGCTCCGGTGTGCAATTGCCAATAGAGACCGGACATCCGGATCATGAAAAACTCGTCCAGATTTCGGCTGAAGATGGAGAGGAATTTTACCCGCTCCAGAAGAGGATGCCGGGTATCCAGGGCTTCTTCTAAGACCCGTTCGTTGAAACGTAGCCAACTCAATTCACGATTGATATAGAGAGAGGAGTCTGCGAGGTCCATGTGCCTGTTCCAACCTAAAGCCGACCGTCCGCCGAAGCAGCTGTGATCTCGCTGCCTAGATTGAGGATAGTCGCCTCGGTGGCAATGACTCAAGAGCGGTCGAGTAAATTCTTTGTTAACAGAAGGCGCTGTGTGAGTCCTGTCCGGAACCCTCCACTCCACAATATCGAGTTCCACTTATCCTCAGGCTTGCAGAACCTGTATGACAAGCAGTCGCGAGCATACCACTCCTCAAAGACTCGTCATCGAGCGAAGAGCTAGGGAGGGATCGAGTGAACAGCATGGCTGCGAGAGCTGTATGGCTCAGGGGTGAGTCCAGAACCTAACCTCAAGGACTCGGTTCATTCAAACGGATGGTGTAGAGATAGTGATATAAACCTTTGCGTGCCATCAGTTGCGCATGGGTCCCTTCCTCAACCAGTTTGCCCTTGTCCAACACTAATATGCGGTCGGCGCGCTGAATGGTCGACAGTCTGTGGGCGACCACGAAGGTCGTGCGACCTTCCATGAGATGCTGGAGTGCTTCTTGGACCAACCGTTCAGATTCCGTATCGAGCGATGAAGTGGCTTCGTCCAGTAACAAAATGCGAGGATTTTTCAGGATGGCCCGCGCGATCGCGATTCGTTGACGTTGGCCGCCTGAAAGGTTGACCCCCTTTTCACCGACCACGGTTTGGTACCCATCGGGCAGGGCGGTAATGAAATCATGCGCGTGCGCGGCTTTACTGGCTTCCCAGACCGTGGCGTCACTCGCCGTCATATCACCGTAGCGAATGTTGTCGAGGATCGTTCCACCAAAGAGGATGGTTTCCTGAGGGACCAGTGCGATCTGCCGGTACCAACTCTCGAGGGTCACATCCCGCAGATCTCTGCCGTCAATGGTGATCCGACCTTCCGCCGGATCGTAGAAACGATGGAGCAGGTTGATCACGGTGGTCTTGCCCGCGCCGGTCGGGCCTACCAAGGCGACGAGTTCGCCGGACTTAGCTTCAAATGAAAGGTTGGACAAGACGGGATGGCGAGGATCGTAGCTGAATGTGACGCCGTCCACTCGCACATGGCCGGCGATTGTCACGAGTGGTTGAGCGTCTGGTCGATCATAAATGTCCGGCTGAGCATCCAAAATTTCAAAAACCCGTTGCATCGCTCCCTGAGCCTCTTTGACCTGCGCAAACACGCGGGCGCCCGAGCTGAATGGACCGATCAAGATACCGGCGAATAGGACGAAGGCGAACAGATCGCCCGGAGTGACCACCCCGTCGATGACCTGTCGGCCCCCATACCACAGAACCGCCGCCGCCGATGAAAATGTCAGGAGGCTGATCACCGGGATAAAAACGGCCATGATACCTGCTCGGCGGAGTGTGAGACCGAGTGTTTGATCAACCTGTTCGGCAAAGCGAGTCTTTTCCCGTTGTGTCTGGACGAACGATTTGACGATACGAATGCCGGAGAGTACTTCTTCGACCAGCGTGCTGACCGAGGCGGTGTGATCTTGAATCGAGGTCGAAAGAGATTTCAGCTTGCGACCAAAGACCTTGGCGACCAGAACCAGTGCGGGGAGGAGGATCAAGATCAAGAGGCACAGACGCCAATTCATCATGAGGAGGAAGGTAATGCCGCCGACGAAGGTCACGAGTTGTTTGACGCCGTCGATGGGAGTTTCCGTGACGATGGACTGAATGACCGTCACGTCGTTCATCAATCGGGAGAGCAATTCTCCGGTACGCCGCCGCGCAAAAAAGCTGATAGTCAGCGTTTGTAAGTGGCTGAATAGATGCTTGCGAAAATCGGCGACGACGTGCTGCGAAACCCATGCGGACAGGTAACTATGGCCCATCGAGCACATTCCCTGGAGAAGGACCAAGCCCAAGAAAAGGCCGATCGACTGCGTCATCTTGTCGGCGTCTCGCTGAACGGTGATGAGATCCCAGAGAATGCCCGCAAGCCGAACCAAGGAGAGATTGATGAGTGCCACCCCCGATACCAGCAGCCCTGCCAGGATCAAACGCGGCAAGTAGGGTCGAACAACAGGCAAAAATCGCTTGAAGATCAACATCGCTGGTCAGAAGGCATGATCTGCAACGAAATTGTATTCTCGCCCACGGCGACGTTGAACGCTATCGAAGTGACAGGAGGTGAGACGGAAGGCCTAAAGTTGCGCGATCGACTCAATGAGATTCTTGTTGATCGCCACGAAATCCGACCGATCCTTATCGTTGATGACGACGTCGGTTAGGCTGATGAAGAGACGTGCTTCTTCGTTGATCGCGTCGGAGACACGATTCCGCATGGGAGGGACCAAGAAGTCTCCCACGTAGGTGCAATTGACCGTCCGTACGCGGATGCGGACTTTCTTGCCCTCGGCCACGGTCCCTTCCTCCCGCCATGCAGGCTGAGCTTAGCTTTTTCGGCGCAGAAATTTCTGACGTTGGCGCAGCTTTTTGTACTTATGCTTGCGCATCTTCTTTCGGCGTTTTTTCAACACGCTGGACATGCTGTGTGTCTCCTTAGGGTGGCCGAGTCTAAAAGCTTTCCGCTCAAAATGCAAGCTCACAGCGCCTTTCGCCCCTATGGTATACTGGCCCTTCATGCGTACCTGGAGATCCTATTCATCGGCGTCCTTGTTTCTCGGGTGGCTCATCCTCCTGGCGATGGCGGTAGGTGGATGCCCGTCAAAAACCATTCAGTACCCTGCGGAGCACGAGCGGCTCCTTCGCATCGATCAGGCCGTGGACTCCCTGCGGAGCGCCTATCAACGAAAAGATCGGCCCGGGTTTCAAGCCGTGATGTTGCCGTCGGATCAGATGGAAGACCTTCAGCGCCAGGCGGAGATGGACTTCGAGGCGTTTCACTCCATCGCGCTTGAGTTCATGATCGAACGGGTCGTCATCGAAAAGGACGACATCGACGTCTTTGTCCATTGGCAAGGGACGTGGATGAAAGATGCCAACGACACCGGTGTACGGCAGCGCGGCCACGCGCGATTACAGTGGGTCGGGACACAGTCGATTCTCTTGCGCCGGGTAGAGGGAGATCTACCGTTCGGGATGAAGACGAAACAGATGCTTTCGTCCGAGCCTCTCTCGCCGCAGAACGTTCCGCGATAACGATGCCTCCGAACGCCCAGGAAGCGGATTTTCTCGTGATCGGAAGTGGAGTCGCCGGGCTCCGCGCCGCATTGGAGCTCTGCCGCGTGGGTCGGGTGATCATGCTCACCAAAGGCCATCCTCTTCAGAGCAATTCAATCTTTGCACAAGGCGGTGTTGCCGTCGCGCTGAGTGAAGAAGACGATGTCGCCATCCATTTGACGGATACAGTGAAAGCGGGACATGGGTTGTGTCGTCGTGAAGCGGTGCGCGTTCTGGTCGAGGAAGGACCGGATCGAATTCAAGAGCTTATCCGGTGGGGAGCGAAGTTCGACAAGACCGGGGGGAAATTTGCCTTTGCTCGAGAAGCGGCCCACAGCCGCAGCCGAATCCTCCGGGCTCGAGGCGATGCCACGGGAAACGAGATGGTCCGTGTCTTGATGGCGCAGGCCGCCAGACACAGGCGAATTATCCGATTGGATTACCACTTCACCGTCGATCTTGTGGTCGAGGAAGGCCGATGCTGTGGAGCGGTCGTGCTCGATGAAAATTCAGGACAGCAATTCACGATTCCCGCAAAAGCGGTCGTCCTGTCGACCGGTGGAGCCGGGCAGATTTTTGCTCGGACCACGAATCCGCCCAATGCGACCGGCGACGGGATGGCTATGGCATTTCGTGCGGGAGCGGAACTACAGGATATGGAATTCGTCCAGTTTCACCCAACGTCGTTGTATCTACCGTCGAGCCCGCCGTTCTTGTTGTCTGAGGCCATGCGGGGAGAGGGAGGCCAGTTGCGCAATAATAAGGGAGAGATGTTCATGCAACGGTATCATCCGCTCGGCGTCTTGGCTCCGAGGGATATCGTGGCGCGGGCCATTTGGGCGGAGATGGCGGCGACGCGCGCGCGACATGTCTACCTTGATGTGACTCACCTGGGGGCAGATTTCGTGAAACGACGCTTTCCGACGATCTATGCGACCTGTCTTCGCCATGATATCGATATCACGGAAGAATGGATCCCGGTTTCTCCAAGTGCCCATTACATGATGGGTGGGGTGGCGACCGACATCAATGGGGCCACGACGCTGCCGGGACTGTTCGCAGCCGGCGAGGTGGCATGCAGTGGCGTGCATGGCGCCAACCGGCTGGCCAGCAATTCTCTATTGGAGGGGCTTGTGTTTGGGATGCGGGCCGGTGTTGCCGCTGTCGCGTGGGCGGCTCGCTGTTCGATGCCGACGATGACTGCTCACCCCGAGCGCTTGAATCGCGGCCACGTTGACCGATTGGAGGACGCGGAAAAGGTACGAAGTTCGTTGCGCCGAACGATGTGGGGGCAGGTGGGGCTGGTCCGTTCTCGGGAGTCGTTGATTCGGGCCACGGCTCAGCTTGCCCGATGGGAGCGCATGGTGTCCCGAACCTTTGCGACGCGGGCGGACTTGGAGGTCAAGAACATGGTGCAGGTGGCGCACTGTGTGGCGGAAGCGGCGTTATGGAGAGAGAACAGCGTCGGCGCCCATTATCGCTCCGATTTTCCTGAAGCTCGCCGCCCGGGGTGGAAGCTGCATAGCCGATTGCGTGTGATCGAACGCGCTACTGATCAGGCGGAGTCGAGGAAACAGGGGCAGATAGTGGCACTGCGTATCCCGAAGAGGGGATGACGTGTCCGGCTGAAGCAAGGTCACGTGCAAGAAAGGTTCGGTAGTACCGCAACACCTTGCGAACATATTGACGGGTTTCGTCGATCGGCGGAAGAGTTCGGTAACGGTCTACCACATGTTCCCCCGCATTATACGCGGCAAGTGCCAGAGGGAGATTCCCGCGGAATCGATCAAGCAGTTGTCGCAAATACTTGGTTCCTCCACCGATATTATCTTCCGGATCGTAGAGATCCCGCACATCCAACCTCAACGCAGTCTGCGGCATCAATTGCATTAATCCGATGGCGCCTGCCCGGGATACCGCCTGGGGATCAAAATCAGATTCGGCCTTGATGACGGCACGGATCAGGGCTGGGTGCAGCTGATGTTGCTGTGAGAATCGGCTGATCATCGGTTCCAACTGTTGTTCCGAGATGATGGGGTGCAGCCGATTCGGTTGGAGGTCGACCCGCCGGTACCGAGCATCCGATGGAACATTGGTGAGAGATATGGTCCCCTTGGCATCGATATATTGGTAAATTTCAGAGTGGACACTGGGGGTCGCCATCATCAGGAGAAAGCCGCTGCAGAGAATGCTGGAGGCCGCCATGCGGGGCCACCTGTGGATTGAGTCAGTTTGGCGTCTGAGTATTGGCATCGTCAAACGATAGCAGCCTGGAACAGACAGTCAAGGAAATGCAGTTCTTATGCCTTTGTGGGGATCTGGAAGATGCTGGAAAAACAGGAGGATCAGAAAATCATGTCGAGCCGGCTGGTTCCAAAAAGCGCTCTCGTGCGGCAATGAATTGCTCTCTGAGTTTTCGGGTCATCCGACCCGGTGTTCCGCCTCCAACCGGTGTGTGCCCTACCCGGGTCACCGGCATAATTTCCATGCTGGTGTTCGTTAAAAAACACTCGTCGGCCCGGTGCAA is a genomic window containing:
- the nadB gene encoding L-aspartate oxidase, which translates into the protein MPPNAQEADFLVIGSGVAGLRAALELCRVGRVIMLTKGHPLQSNSIFAQGGVAVALSEEDDVAIHLTDTVKAGHGLCRREAVRVLVEEGPDRIQELIRWGAKFDKTGGKFAFAREAAHSRSRILRARGDATGNEMVRVLMAQAARHRRIIRLDYHFTVDLVVEEGRCCGAVVLDENSGQQFTIPAKAVVLSTGGAGQIFARTTNPPNATGDGMAMAFRAGAELQDMEFVQFHPTSLYLPSSPPFLLSEAMRGEGGQLRNNKGEMFMQRYHPLGVLAPRDIVARAIWAEMAATRARHVYLDVTHLGADFVKRRFPTIYATCLRHDIDITEEWIPVSPSAHYMMGGVATDINGATTLPGLFAAGEVACSGVHGANRLASNSLLEGLVFGMRAGVAAVAWAARCSMPTMTAHPERLNRGHVDRLEDAEKVRSSLRRTMWGQVGLVRSRESLIRATAQLARWERMVSRTFATRADLEVKNMVQVAHCVAEAALWRENSVGAHYRSDFPEARRPGWKLHSRLRVIERATDQAESRKQGQIVALRIPKRG
- a CDS encoding CYTH and CHAD domain-containing protein, giving the protein MTRSDKRSASEHHSSQISSQPERELKLSVDPDFRLPRLPGTLLPRRQLISTYYDTTAYDLAHAQITLRYRIERGKQAWQLKVPLGDDRQEVETAGDQAKPPASLRSLLILHLGHRNVVPIVTLRVWRTGLLVRHDRVPIAELALDTVSVVKNGRTIQRFRELEIEQRQGDETSLRSLEQRMREAGASDHDGRPKFFRALSLPTPTLPNPPGPEAPVIEHLKWALAQHVQWLIAHDPGTRLGTESESLHQMRVATRRLRAVLRTARPILLPAWVTSLQQELDWLSELLGPARDLDVQISYFTDESAGFEARDRKLLAQFISHLRTQRDAVQQMILSELTSARYLELIRRLQQAAQDPSVVESPLTVQQLAKRAFKKLRKVIRRLRHSPSDAVLHNIRIKTKRARYASELARSSVGKPATRFIKSARAVQDLLGTHQDAIQAEAHIRQFLKYSTSVRAGFVAGRMVERQRHRRQNVRKDMKPLFKMLLKRGKKAWG
- a CDS encoding AURKAIP1/COX24 domain-containing protein, which codes for MSSVLKKRRKKMRKHKYKKLRQRQKFLRRKS
- a CDS encoding ABC transporter ATP-binding protein — its product is MLIFKRFLPVVRPYLPRLILAGLLVSGVALINLSLVRLAGILWDLITVQRDADKMTQSIGLFLGLVLLQGMCSMGHSYLSAWVSQHVVADFRKHLFSHLQTLTISFFARRRTGELLSRLMNDVTVIQSIVTETPIDGVKQLVTFVGGITFLLMMNWRLCLLILILLPALVLVAKVFGRKLKSLSTSIQDHTASVSTLVEEVLSGIRIVKSFVQTQREKTRFAEQVDQTLGLTLRRAGIMAVFIPVISLLTFSSAAAVLWYGGRQVIDGVVTPGDLFAFVLFAGILIGPFSSGARVFAQVKEAQGAMQRVFEILDAQPDIYDRPDAQPLVTIAGHVRVDGVTFSYDPRHPVLSNLSFEAKSGELVALVGPTGAGKTTVINLLHRFYDPAEGRITIDGRDLRDVTLESWYRQIALVPQETILFGGTILDNIRYGDMTASDATVWEASKAAHAHDFITALPDGYQTVVGEKGVNLSGGQRQRIAIARAILKNPRILLLDEATSSLDTESERLVQEALQHLMEGRTTFVVAHRLSTIQRADRILVLDKGKLVEEGTHAQLMARKGLYHYLYTIRLNEPSP
- a CDS encoding CBS domain-containing protein, coding for MVTVGNLMRKELVTVETGTSVVEAVKVMKACNVESVLVARQAKIIGIVTESDVVKKFVGAEKAAYFVPVEEIMSSPVPGIEERRPLTEAADLMDKHRTLHLGVTKGGALVGLVSVRDFLRPVSVDDF
- the ppk1 gene encoding polyphosphate kinase 1 — encoded protein: MDLADSSLYINRELSWLRFNERVLEEALDTRHPLLERVKFLSIFSRNLDEFFMIRMSGLYWQLHTGAVDAPPDGLTPKQQLESIKRELDLLLTRHLNCWEGDLLPKLREAGVHLVSHSDLGADATKHLRDYFTTAVLPVLTPLAFDAAHPFPHISNLSMNLAIVIRHTDGQERFARLKVPPLFPRLLNVPEFSTGAGPEPAPSGFVWIEDVIAANLDLLFPGCAVIAAYPFRVTRDADPDIEEDEAADLLEAIQESLRLRHFGTAVRLEVSGKMPDRIREMLAHNLELASDQIQAVPGPLGMADLIELTQLDRPDLKDPPAAHKPTPILTKPDMFASIRDRDVLVYHPYDSFMPIVEWLRLAATDPDVVAIKQTLYRVGRQSPVVEALMQARENGKEVTALVELKARFDEEHNIQWAQEMERAGVHVVYGLVGFKTHAKMCLIIRREGDRLARYTHLSTGNYNPATARVYTDLALLTRNPAITSDVVTLFNALTGYAGSIHYHRLMVAPDGVREGIVQRIDRVSARHHDGSQGYIALKLNALTDPTCIQALYRASQAGVQIDLQVRGICSLRPGVPGVSERIAVTSLVGRFLEHSRIFYFRSGQEEELWLGSADLMPRNLDGRIEVVFPVESPDLRQAIRDDILLPHLRDTVQLRRMTRDGTYERVAPSPGEPPFDSQQRMLEQAGSWMRPS